One region of Streptomyces capillispiralis genomic DNA includes:
- a CDS encoding DUF2795 domain-containing protein: protein MADLSPIDLQKALKGADYPASRDDLVSVAKSNGADDTLVEKLTKTGTQQFDGPNEVQKAVFGNA, encoded by the coding sequence ATGGCCGACCTCAGCCCGATCGACCTGCAGAAGGCCCTCAAGGGCGCCGACTACCCCGCCAGCCGTGACGACCTCGTCTCGGTGGCGAAGAGCAACGGCGCCGACGACACCCTCGTCGAGAAGCTGACGAAGACCGGAACCCAGCAGTTCGACGGCCCGAACGAGGTGCAGAAGGCGGTGTTCGGCAACGCATGA
- a CDS encoding methionyl-tRNA formyltransferase encodes MRVVMFGYQTWGHRTLRALLDSEHDVVMVVTHPRSEHAYEKIWSDSVAELAEEHGIPVLIRNRPDDEELFARLKDADPDIIVANNWRTWIPPHIYGLPRHGTLNVHDSLLPKYAGFSPLIWALINGEPEVGVTAHLMDEELDAGDIVLQRAVPVGPTDTATDLFHKTVDLIAPVTTGALDLIASGQTEFIKQDRSQASFFHKRSAEDIRIDWNWPAEDLERLVRAQSAPYPSAFTFHKGRRIEVLSAVVSRGRYGGTPGRIFYREGDGVVIVAGADARTGRNHGLAITRVRTEDGRELGATDYFTSMGGYLTGRP; translated from the coding sequence ATGCGGGTCGTCATGTTCGGCTATCAGACCTGGGGCCATCGGACCCTGCGGGCCCTGCTGGATTCCGAGCACGACGTGGTGATGGTGGTGACACACCCCAGGAGCGAGCACGCCTACGAGAAGATCTGGAGCGACTCGGTCGCCGAACTCGCCGAGGAACACGGCATCCCCGTCCTCATCCGCAACCGCCCCGACGACGAGGAACTCTTCGCGCGGCTCAAGGACGCCGACCCGGACATCATCGTCGCCAACAACTGGCGGACCTGGATCCCCCCGCACATCTACGGCCTGCCCCGGCACGGCACGCTGAACGTCCACGACTCGCTGCTGCCGAAGTACGCCGGCTTCTCCCCGCTGATCTGGGCCCTCATCAACGGCGAACCCGAAGTCGGCGTCACCGCCCACCTGATGGACGAGGAACTCGACGCCGGGGACATCGTGCTCCAGCGGGCCGTACCGGTCGGACCGACGGACACCGCGACGGACCTGTTCCACAAGACCGTGGACCTCATCGCACCGGTCACCACGGGCGCCCTGGACCTGATCGCCTCCGGGCAGACCGAGTTCATCAAGCAGGACCGCTCCCAGGCCAGTTTCTTCCACAAGCGGTCCGCGGAGGACATCCGGATCGACTGGAACTGGCCCGCCGAGGACCTGGAACGCCTCGTCCGGGCACAGTCCGCCCCGTACCCGAGCGCCTTCACCTTCCACAAGGGCCGGCGCATCGAGGTCCTCTCCGCCGTGGTGTCCCGGGGCCGCTACGGCGGGACGCCCGGCCGCATCTTCTACCGCGAGGGCGACGGGGTGGTCATCGTCGCCGGTGCCGACGCGCGCACCGGCCGCAATCACGGCCTGGCCATCACCCGCGTCCGCACCGAGGACGGGCGGGAGCTGGGCGCGACCGATTACTTCACCTCGATGGGGGGTTATCTCACGGGCCGCCCCTGA
- a CDS encoding iron-siderophore ABC transporter substrate-binding protein has product MSTGTRRAPARIARLVTRMAVATVAALALTACGGGTDNSSSDTDGSSSADADTQSAAFPVTVAHKYGSTTIEKEPKRIVTLGLSDQDAVLALGVKPVGAVDWFKEKPYGKWPWTKEPWGSDTPEIVGERDEYNMEKIAELRPDLVIAQYSGMKKEQYDTLSQFTKVVAQPKEYPDYGAPWEAMTRQIGKALGKDAQAEKLISDIGDRFKAVRDEHPEFAGLTLAVADSFEAGKYSAFTRTDPKAIFFKELGFKLKPEIDKLAKPGWNVAELSAEKLDILDVDRLVWVTSSTDANDRIKAEPLYRKLQVTQDERDLFVPYQDPDIGAAFSFNTVLSIPYAIEEITPLITAVE; this is encoded by the coding sequence GTGTCCACTGGAACACGCCGCGCGCCGGCGCGGATCGCCAGACTCGTCACGAGGATGGCGGTGGCCACCGTCGCCGCCCTCGCTCTGACCGCCTGTGGGGGCGGGACCGACAACTCCTCCTCCGACACGGACGGTTCGTCCTCGGCCGACGCGGACACGCAGTCCGCCGCGTTCCCGGTCACGGTCGCGCACAAGTACGGCAGCACGACCATCGAGAAGGAGCCGAAGCGGATCGTCACCCTCGGGCTGTCGGACCAGGACGCGGTGCTGGCGCTCGGCGTCAAGCCGGTCGGTGCCGTCGACTGGTTCAAGGAGAAGCCGTACGGCAAGTGGCCCTGGACCAAGGAGCCCTGGGGCTCCGACACCCCCGAGATCGTCGGTGAGCGCGACGAGTACAACATGGAGAAGATCGCGGAGCTGCGGCCCGACCTGGTCATCGCCCAGTACTCGGGCATGAAGAAGGAGCAGTACGACACGCTCTCCCAGTTCACCAAGGTCGTCGCCCAGCCCAAGGAGTACCCGGACTACGGGGCGCCCTGGGAGGCGATGACCCGGCAGATCGGCAAGGCCCTCGGCAAGGACGCACAGGCCGAGAAGCTCATCTCGGACATCGGCGACCGGTTCAAGGCGGTCCGTGACGAGCACCCCGAGTTCGCCGGTCTGACCCTGGCCGTCGCCGACAGCTTCGAAGCCGGCAAGTACTCGGCGTTCACCAGGACCGACCCCAAGGCCATCTTCTTCAAGGAACTCGGCTTCAAGCTCAAGCCCGAGATCGACAAGCTGGCCAAGCCCGGCTGGAACGTGGCCGAACTCAGCGCCGAGAAGCTCGACATCCTCGACGTCGACCGGCTGGTCTGGGTCACCTCCAGCACCGACGCCAACGACCGCATCAAGGCGGAGCCGCTGTACCGGAAGCTCCAGGTCACCCAGGACGAGCGGGACCTGTTCGTCCCCTACCAGGACCCGGACATCGGCGCGGCGTTCTCCTTCAACACGGTCCTGTCGATCCCGTACGCGATCGAGGAGATCACTCCGTTGATCACGGCCGTCGAGTAA
- a CDS encoding WGR domain-containing protein — protein sequence MSTVSTTTYLELSQEGGGAHKFYEVTVDGLVVTVRYGRIGAAGQTQTSSFPSEAKARAAAAKKVGEKVRKGYAPAVPGQRAPRSVTRRQVTSAPSTARAVAPVLWRFDTGSSAFGIHVDDDRCWVGNQAGDVFTLDHEGQVLARFSLPDGVKCLVADDFWIYAGCDDGRVYDLSSKLPFAAYDIAADVDIFWLDIHEGVLNVSDRDGRLTVIDHEDEHQWTRRSQGEHAWMVRADDRAVYHGHHRGVTAYAPDGGGELWHTPTRGGVLFGWQEDDTVYAGTAHRVVQRLSKATGTVDATYACDSAVYSCATSPGGRFVFAGDAASSVYCFDRDGTRLWKLGTGSGSALSMQYRDERLYLVTTDGSLVCVDASEAAVSAAQQGSVPVVRDVKLAAALPTYAPATAVASVATVDRAPSGAVVVECVRDDGRLRVHVVSEGYDGSWNVQFPRAIREPGARYVVDALHPAAGGFYRVRGEIRRLL from the coding sequence ATGTCCACCGTGTCGACGACGACGTATCTGGAGCTGTCGCAGGAGGGCGGTGGCGCGCACAAGTTCTACGAAGTCACGGTCGACGGACTGGTGGTGACGGTGCGCTACGGCCGGATCGGCGCGGCGGGGCAGACGCAGACGTCGTCGTTCCCCTCGGAGGCCAAGGCCCGGGCCGCCGCCGCGAAGAAGGTGGGGGAGAAGGTCCGCAAGGGGTACGCGCCCGCGGTGCCCGGCCAGCGTGCGCCGCGGTCGGTGACGCGGCGTCAGGTGACCTCGGCCCCGTCGACCGCCCGTGCCGTGGCCCCCGTGCTGTGGCGCTTCGACACCGGCTCCTCCGCCTTCGGCATCCATGTGGACGACGACCGCTGCTGGGTCGGCAACCAGGCCGGTGACGTCTTCACCCTGGACCACGAGGGCCAGGTACTGGCTCGCTTCAGCCTGCCCGACGGCGTGAAGTGCCTGGTCGCCGACGACTTCTGGATCTACGCCGGCTGTGACGACGGCCGGGTCTACGACCTCTCCTCCAAACTGCCGTTCGCCGCCTACGACATCGCCGCGGACGTCGACATCTTCTGGCTGGACATCCACGAGGGCGTGCTGAACGTCTCGGACCGCGACGGCCGCCTCACCGTCATCGACCACGAGGACGAGCACCAGTGGACCCGCCGCAGCCAGGGCGAACACGCCTGGATGGTGCGCGCCGACGACCGGGCCGTCTACCACGGCCACCACCGGGGAGTGACGGCGTACGCGCCCGACGGCGGGGGCGAGTTGTGGCACACCCCCACGCGCGGCGGGGTGCTGTTCGGCTGGCAGGAGGACGACACCGTCTACGCGGGGACGGCGCACCGCGTGGTGCAGCGGCTGTCGAAGGCGACCGGCACCGTCGACGCCACCTACGCCTGCGACAGCGCCGTCTACTCGTGCGCCACCTCGCCGGGCGGCCGGTTCGTCTTCGCCGGGGACGCCGCGTCGTCCGTCTACTGCTTCGACCGGGACGGCACCCGCCTGTGGAAGCTCGGCACGGGAAGCGGCTCGGCGCTGTCGATGCAGTACCGCGACGAGCGCCTCTACCTGGTCACCACGGACGGTTCACTGGTGTGCGTGGACGCGAGCGAGGCGGCCGTCTCCGCCGCGCAGCAGGGCTCGGTGCCGGTGGTGCGGGACGTCAAGCTCGCCGCGGCCCTGCCGACCTACGCGCCGGCCACGGCCGTGGCGTCGGTGGCCACCGTCGACCGCGCCCCCTCCGGTGCCGTCGTCGTCGAATGCGTGCGGGACGACGGCCGGCTCCGCGTCCACGTGGTGTCCGAGGGCTACGACGGATCCTGGAACGTGCAGTTCCCCCGCGCGATACGGGAGCCCGGCGCCCGCTACGTCGTGGACGCGCTGCACCCGGCGGCCGGCGGCTTCTACCGGGTGCGCGGTGAGATCCGGCGGCTGCTGTGA
- a CDS encoding lysophospholipid acyltransferase family protein codes for MLTRAAAVLLPLFGRLTVTREADGPFAPGSVFVANHDSPADPALVLAALRTAGVTPVVLATAGLWRVPLLGRALSKGGHIPVHRRSARAADALDAAAEAVRSGRHVLIYAEGGLPLREDAACAAPRPFRTGLARLAAATGAAVVPVGQAGARRLASGPAAKQLAGVLTAPVRRPRLHVHIGRPVHLPPGTSAGTEAAHRAVSAAWRQAARAVGEPSHDG; via the coding sequence GTGCTCACCCGTGCCGCCGCCGTTCTGCTGCCGTTGTTCGGACGGCTCACCGTCACGCGCGAGGCCGACGGGCCGTTCGCCCCGGGCAGTGTCTTCGTCGCCAACCACGACTCGCCGGCCGACCCCGCCCTGGTCCTGGCCGCCCTGCGCACGGCGGGAGTGACGCCGGTCGTCCTGGCGACGGCGGGGCTGTGGCGCGTGCCGCTGCTGGGGCGTGCCCTGTCGAAGGGCGGCCACATCCCCGTCCACCGCAGGTCCGCCCGTGCCGCGGACGCGCTCGACGCCGCGGCGGAGGCGGTGCGGTCCGGACGCCATGTGCTCATCTACGCGGAAGGAGGACTGCCGCTGCGCGAGGACGCGGCCTGTGCGGCGCCCCGGCCCTTCCGCACCGGTCTCGCGCGGCTCGCGGCGGCCACCGGCGCCGCGGTCGTCCCCGTGGGCCAGGCGGGGGCCCGGCGGCTGGCCTCCGGACCGGCCGCGAAGCAGCTGGCCGGGGTGCTCACCGCCCCGGTGCGCCGTCCGCGGCTGCACGTCCACATCGGCCGTCCGGTGCACCTGCCGCCCGGGACGTCGGCCGGTACGGAGGCGGCGCACCGCGCGGTCAGCGCCGCCTGGCGACAGGCGGCCCGGGCGGTGGGCGAGCCGTCCCATGACGGATGA
- a CDS encoding glutamate-cysteine ligase family protein, which produces MGRDVPALTFTREDRRRYRIKMQECLEAFAQMLREARFDAERPQVGLEIELNLVDDRAEPAMRNSDVLEAIADPAWSTELGRFNLEINIPPRRLTAGGPDAWESEIRAALNHAEERARSIGTHLIMTGILPTLRQEDVGEGALSENPRYRLLNDQIFAARGEDLHIEVTGIDRLRTYADTITPEAACTSTQFHLQVSPEQFADYWNAAQSIAGVQVALAANSPFLFGKELWHETRVPLFEQATDTRPQEIKVQGVRPRVWFGERWITSVFDLFEENLRYFPALLPLCDEQDPAETLLRGDIPELAELTLHNGTIYRWNRPVYAVAHDKPHVRVENRVLPAGPTVADTLANGAFYYGLTRALVEEDRPVWSRMSFSAAEDNLRTAARYGIDARLYWPGMGEVPAAELVLRRLLPLAHRGLERSGMDEAWREPLLGIIEQRCVTGRNGAVWQKEMFHHIDASAHCGRHEALRRMTQQYIDFMHLNAPVHTWPVD; this is translated from the coding sequence ATGGGACGGGACGTCCCGGCGCTCACCTTCACCCGCGAGGACCGCCGCCGCTACCGGATCAAGATGCAGGAGTGCCTCGAGGCGTTCGCCCAGATGCTGCGCGAGGCGCGCTTCGACGCCGAGCGGCCCCAGGTGGGCCTGGAGATCGAGCTGAACCTGGTCGACGACCGGGCGGAGCCCGCGATGCGCAACTCCGACGTGCTGGAGGCGATCGCGGACCCGGCCTGGTCCACGGAGCTGGGCCGGTTCAACCTGGAGATCAACATCCCGCCCCGCCGTCTCACCGCGGGCGGGCCCGACGCCTGGGAGTCCGAGATCCGCGCCGCGCTGAACCACGCGGAGGAGCGCGCCCGGTCGATCGGCACCCACCTGATCATGACGGGCATCCTGCCCACCCTGCGGCAGGAGGACGTCGGCGAGGGCGCCCTGTCGGAGAACCCGCGCTACCGGCTGCTCAACGACCAGATCTTCGCGGCGCGCGGGGAGGACCTGCACATCGAGGTGACCGGCATCGACCGGCTGCGGACCTATGCGGACACCATCACCCCGGAGGCCGCCTGCACCAGTACGCAGTTCCACCTCCAGGTGTCCCCGGAGCAGTTCGCCGACTACTGGAACGCCGCCCAGTCGATCGCCGGGGTGCAGGTCGCGCTCGCTGCCAACTCCCCCTTCCTGTTCGGCAAGGAACTGTGGCACGAGACCCGCGTCCCGCTGTTCGAGCAGGCCACCGACACCCGCCCACAGGAGATCAAGGTGCAGGGGGTGCGGCCCCGGGTGTGGTTCGGCGAGCGCTGGATCACCAGCGTCTTCGACCTCTTCGAGGAGAACCTGCGCTACTTCCCCGCCCTGCTCCCCCTGTGCGACGAGCAGGACCCGGCGGAGACGCTGCTGCGCGGCGACATCCCCGAACTGGCCGAACTCACCCTGCACAACGGCACCATCTACCGCTGGAACCGCCCGGTCTACGCCGTCGCCCACGACAAACCGCATGTGCGGGTGGAGAACCGGGTGCTGCCCGCCGGCCCGACCGTCGCCGACACACTGGCGAACGGCGCCTTCTACTACGGGCTCACGCGCGCCCTGGTGGAGGAGGACCGGCCGGTGTGGTCCCGGATGTCCTTCTCGGCCGCCGAGGACAACCTGCGCACGGCGGCGCGGTACGGCATCGACGCACGGCTGTACTGGCCCGGGATGGGCGAGGTGCCCGCGGCGGAACTCGTCCTGCGGCGGCTGCTGCCGCTGGCCCACCGGGGGCTGGAGCGCTCCGGCATGGACGAGGCCTGGCGTGAACCGCTGCTCGGCATCATCGAGCAGCGCTGCGTCACCGGACGCAACGGAGCGGTGTGGCAGAAGGAGATGTTCCATCACATCGACGCGTCCGCCCACTGCGGGCGCCACGAGGCGCTGCGGCGCATGACACAGCAGTACATCGACTTCATGCACCTCAACGCCCCGGTGCACACCTGGCCCGTCGACTGA
- a CDS encoding SRPBCC family protein, with the protein MTEYERSRTMPAQPEHVFDQAANIDQMGDWLPEALHVHAEELPAVTVHEDRSDEDTSALFRAQRDQMRLEWGTREQGAYAGWLQVAGIGSGASEVTVHLSFFDDGHDPGEESVSDALDTSLRRLEEQVRLRVDHAAG; encoded by the coding sequence ATGACCGAATACGAGCGTTCACGCACCATGCCCGCACAGCCCGAGCACGTCTTCGACCAGGCGGCGAACATCGACCAGATGGGTGACTGGCTGCCCGAGGCCCTGCACGTGCACGCCGAGGAACTGCCCGCCGTCACGGTGCACGAGGACCGCTCCGACGAGGACACCTCCGCGCTGTTCCGGGCCCAGCGGGACCAGATGCGCCTCGAATGGGGCACCCGTGAGCAGGGTGCCTACGCCGGGTGGCTCCAGGTCGCCGGCATCGGCAGCGGAGCCAGCGAGGTCACGGTCCACCTCTCCTTCTTCGACGACGGCCACGACCCGGGGGAGGAGTCCGTGAGCGACGCCCTGGACACCAGCCTGCGGCGCCTGGAGGAACAGGTACGGCTCCGTGTCGACCACGCCGCCGGCTGA
- a CDS encoding D-Ala-D-Ala carboxypeptidase family metallohydrolase, with amino-acid sequence MFRRAVRLVLSVVMLMAGALVGTVATAGTAHADGCYTWTRTLSQGASGADVTQLQIRLGGYPGYGSVLGVDGEFGPATAAALKRFQSAYGLTADGVAGTNTYNKLYALQDDDCTPVHFSYSELNRCNSTWSGGAVSASTAKANALRTMWKLEAMRHALGDQPITVTSGFRSYACNDAVGGASSSRHLYGDGADLGAGPHSLCTLAKQARSHGFRGILGPGYPGHNDHTHLDHRSSQYWSAPTCGI; translated from the coding sequence ATGTTCAGACGCGCTGTACGACTGGTCCTGTCTGTTGTCATGCTCATGGCTGGTGCCCTGGTGGGCACGGTCGCCACCGCGGGAACCGCACACGCCGACGGCTGCTACACCTGGACCCGCACCCTGTCCCAGGGCGCCTCGGGCGCCGATGTCACCCAACTCCAGATCCGGCTCGGCGGCTACCCGGGCTACGGTTCCGTGCTCGGCGTCGACGGCGAGTTCGGGCCGGCCACGGCAGCCGCGCTCAAGCGCTTCCAGTCGGCCTACGGCCTGACCGCGGACGGCGTGGCGGGCACCAACACCTACAACAAGCTGTACGCCCTCCAGGACGACGACTGCACGCCGGTCCACTTCTCCTACAGCGAGTTGAACCGGTGCAACTCCACCTGGTCGGGCGGCGCGGTCAGCGCCTCCACGGCCAAGGCCAACGCCCTGCGGACGATGTGGAAGCTGGAGGCCATGCGGCACGCGCTCGGTGACCAGCCGATCACCGTCACCAGCGGCTTCCGCTCCTACGCCTGCAACGACGCCGTGGGCGGCGCGAGCAGCAGCCGCCACCTGTACGGGGACGGGGCCGACCTCGGCGCCGGACCGCACTCCCTGTGCACCCTGGCCAAGCAGGCCCGCTCCCACGGCTTCCGCGGCATCCTGGGCCCCGGCTACCCGGGGCACAACGATCACACCCACCTCGACCACCGCAGCAGCCAGTACTGGTCCGCGCCGACCTGCGGCATCTGA
- a CDS encoding DNA-binding protein codes for MSSTSEEPTGSTDPFTPPSSDAARVQRVHASLFRIAERHAATDAQRRRQTHPGVISPHEAVRLVSFLLSGAALREDGEPEVDRADITAALSLVPRARAEMDELEVGLLQMARGRGMTWPEIAFGLGLRSPQAARQRYERLAGRTDTDPDGDDR; via the coding sequence ATGTCCTCGACCTCCGAAGAGCCCACCGGGTCCACCGATCCCTTCACACCCCCGAGTTCCGACGCGGCGCGCGTGCAACGGGTGCACGCCTCCCTGTTCCGCATCGCCGAGCGGCACGCGGCGACCGACGCGCAGCGGCGCCGGCAGACCCATCCCGGCGTGATCAGCCCGCACGAGGCGGTCCGGCTGGTGTCGTTCCTGCTCAGCGGCGCCGCACTGCGCGAAGACGGCGAACCGGAGGTGGACCGCGCCGACATCACCGCCGCGCTGAGCCTCGTACCGCGTGCCCGCGCGGAGATGGACGAACTGGAGGTGGGCCTCCTGCAGATGGCGCGGGGGCGCGGCATGACCTGGCCGGAGATCGCCTTCGGCCTCGGCCTGCGCAGCCCGCAGGCCGCCAGGCAGCGCTACGAGCGCCTGGCCGGCCGCACCGACACCGACCCCGACGGGGACGACCGGTGA
- a CDS encoding FAD binding domain-containing protein yields MQLRLPTTLSEAQRYLAEGAVPVGGASLVWALWQRDGFPEQAMSLRQLPEANLIEREALGAAVLLHQVDDRVPDVLRGAASTVGTGAVRRTATVGGNIVGSTLRCLLPAALVLNARATVLDRDGSYETDLAEVVAKRPLLLGLRWRDPVVSGYHKADAEAGGPPPLVVATAVHAEGDGRHRLFVAVRDGYEVTSETTPCDTGAEQVLEALFRTALGSLPVPAREAIRKEVTGILDRLDGR; encoded by the coding sequence GTGCAGTTGCGTCTGCCCACCACCCTGTCCGAAGCACAGCGGTATCTGGCCGAGGGAGCCGTGCCCGTCGGCGGCGCCTCCCTCGTGTGGGCCCTCTGGCAGCGGGACGGATTCCCCGAGCAGGCGATGTCGCTGCGCCAGCTGCCCGAGGCCAACCTGATAGAGCGTGAGGCGCTGGGCGCGGCCGTCCTGCTGCACCAGGTGGACGACCGGGTGCCGGACGTGCTGCGCGGGGCCGCCTCCACCGTGGGCACCGGCGCCGTACGGCGGACCGCCACCGTCGGCGGCAACATCGTGGGCAGCACCCTGCGCTGTCTGCTGCCCGCGGCCCTGGTCCTGAACGCGCGCGCGACCGTGCTGGACCGGGACGGCAGTTACGAGACCGACCTCGCCGAGGTCGTGGCCAAGCGCCCTCTGCTGCTCGGCCTGCGCTGGCGCGACCCCGTGGTCAGCGGCTACCACAAGGCGGACGCCGAAGCGGGCGGGCCGCCGCCCCTGGTCGTCGCCACCGCGGTGCACGCCGAGGGCGACGGCCGGCACCGCCTCTTCGTCGCTGTCCGGGACGGTTACGAGGTGACCAGCGAGACCACGCCCTGCGACACCGGAGCGGAACAGGTGCTCGAAGCCCTGTTCCGCACGGCGCTGGGATCGCTCCCCGTGCCGGCGCGGGAGGCGATACGCAAGGAGGTCACCGGCATCCTGGACCGCCTCGACGGACGCTGA
- a CDS encoding lysine N(6)-hydroxylase/L-ornithine N(5)-oxygenase family protein — translation MAQVLPGDAPLVHDLIGIGFGPSNVAMAIALSEHNARVGRQEAVTAHFFERQPAFGWHRGMLIDDATMQVSFLKDLVTLRNPTSEYSFLSYLQSKGRLIDFVNHKNFFPLRREFHDYFEWAAAKVDDMVSYGHEVVAVEPVLRDGTVEYLDVTARSGDGLVVHRARNLVIGTGLRPRMPDGVERSDRIWHNSDLLTKVDALEDTNPSRFVVVGAGQSAAENVAYLHRRFPDAEVHAVFSRYGYSPADDSNFANRIFDPEAVDEYFTAPEDVKRKLMDYHGNTNYSVVDMDLIEDLYRRVYQEKVLGTERLRFHNVSRLAGVVETPDTVRATVVSLVTGEQTTLDADVVVYGTGYRPADGLALLGETAALCHRDDEGRVRVERDYRVAARPELRCGIYLQGGTEHTHGITSSLLSNIAIRVGEILDSLLDRGLASSGAPRPLTDGIGTSR, via the coding sequence ATGGCTCAGGTTCTTCCTGGCGACGCACCTCTGGTCCACGACCTCATAGGCATCGGCTTCGGGCCGTCCAATGTGGCCATGGCGATCGCGCTCAGCGAGCACAACGCACGCGTCGGCAGGCAGGAGGCGGTCACCGCCCACTTCTTCGAGCGCCAGCCGGCCTTCGGCTGGCACCGGGGCATGCTGATCGACGACGCGACGATGCAGGTGTCCTTCCTCAAGGACCTGGTGACCCTGCGCAACCCGACCAGCGAGTACAGCTTCCTGAGCTACCTCCAGAGCAAGGGACGCCTGATCGACTTCGTCAACCACAAGAACTTCTTCCCGCTGCGCAGGGAGTTCCACGACTACTTCGAGTGGGCGGCGGCGAAGGTCGACGACATGGTCTCCTACGGCCACGAGGTCGTCGCCGTGGAACCCGTGCTGCGGGACGGGACGGTGGAGTACCTGGACGTGACGGCACGCTCGGGTGACGGGCTCGTGGTGCACCGGGCCCGCAACCTGGTCATCGGCACCGGACTGCGTCCGCGCATGCCGGACGGCGTCGAACGCTCCGACCGCATCTGGCACAACTCCGACCTGCTGACCAAGGTGGACGCCCTGGAGGACACGAACCCCTCACGGTTCGTCGTCGTCGGCGCCGGCCAGAGCGCCGCCGAGAACGTGGCCTACCTGCACCGCCGCTTCCCCGACGCCGAGGTCCACGCCGTCTTCTCCCGCTACGGCTACAGCCCCGCCGACGACAGCAACTTCGCCAACCGCATCTTCGATCCCGAGGCGGTGGACGAGTACTTCACCGCACCCGAGGACGTCAAACGCAAGCTGATGGACTACCACGGGAACACCAACTACTCGGTGGTCGACATGGACCTCATTGAGGACCTGTACCGGCGGGTGTACCAGGAGAAGGTGCTCGGCACCGAGCGGCTCCGCTTCCACAACGTGTCCCGGCTCGCCGGAGTCGTCGAGACACCGGACACGGTCCGCGCCACCGTCGTCTCCCTCGTCACCGGCGAACAGACCACGCTCGACGCCGACGTCGTCGTCTACGGCACCGGCTACCGCCCCGCCGACGGCCTGGCCCTCCTGGGCGAGACCGCCGCCCTCTGCCACCGCGACGACGAGGGCCGCGTCCGCGTCGAACGCGACTACCGCGTGGCGGCCCGCCCCGAACTGCGCTGCGGCATCTACCTCCAGGGCGGCACGGAACACACCCACGGCATCACCTCGTCCCTGCTGTCCAACATCGCGATCCGGGTCGGCGAGATCCTGGACTCCCTCCTCGACCGGGGCCTCGCCTCCTCCGGCGCGCCCCGCCCCCTCACGGACGGCATCGGCACCTCCCGATAG